Proteins encoded together in one Variovorax paradoxus window:
- the trhA gene encoding PAQR family membrane homeostasis protein TrhA: MYPGERLNGYSHLLGLVLALVATVLFLAKTLPTGDAARIGGALVFSLSAALLYAASTLFHSTRGRLKRFWERVDHCAIYLLIAGTYTPFALVTLQGTWGWLLLAAVWSAAFFGIGRELLQADSAASKPPLALYIAMGWLGVLAAAPLAARLDGGGLAWLLAGGLLYTVGTVFYRNRRGFRHAHGTWHLFVLAGTASHFISVGQYVL, translated from the coding sequence ATGTACCCCGGCGAACGTCTCAATGGGTACAGCCATCTGCTGGGCCTGGTGCTTGCCCTTGTGGCCACCGTTCTCTTCCTTGCCAAGACCTTGCCCACGGGTGATGCCGCGCGCATTGGCGGTGCGCTGGTGTTCTCGCTCTCGGCCGCGCTGCTGTATGCCGCATCCACGCTGTTCCACAGCACGCGCGGGCGGCTGAAGCGCTTCTGGGAGCGGGTCGACCACTGCGCCATCTACCTGCTGATTGCGGGCACCTACACGCCCTTCGCGCTCGTCACGCTGCAGGGCACCTGGGGCTGGCTGCTGCTTGCCGCGGTGTGGAGCGCCGCGTTCTTCGGCATCGGGCGCGAACTGCTGCAGGCGGACAGCGCGGCCTCCAAGCCGCCGCTGGCGCTCTACATCGCCATGGGCTGGCTCGGCGTGCTGGCCGCTGCGCCGCTGGCTGCCCGGCTCGATGGCGGCGGCCTGGCCTGGCTGCTGGCGGGCGGATTGCTCTATACGGTAGGCACGGTGTTCTACCGAAACCGTCGCGGGTTTCGGCATGCGCACGGCACCTGGCACCTGTTCGTGCTTGCGGGCACGGCGAGCCATTTCATCTCGGTAGGCCAGTACGTGCTCTGA
- a CDS encoding helix-turn-helix domain-containing protein, giving the protein MPNIASILKTEISRVARKEVRTEIETLKKASTHHRASIAALRRQVEKLERELRRALKMSSSAAPAGDSDDGADSGPSRRFSATRLASHREKLGLSAAAYGKLVGVTGQTIYKWEQGKARPRKAQLEGLASVRGLGRREVAEQLNAE; this is encoded by the coding sequence ATGCCAAATATTGCCTCCATCCTCAAAACCGAGATTTCCCGTGTCGCCCGCAAGGAAGTTCGCACAGAGATCGAAACGCTCAAAAAAGCCTCCACGCATCACCGTGCCTCCATTGCCGCGCTGCGCCGGCAGGTCGAGAAACTGGAGAGGGAGTTGCGGCGCGCGCTGAAGATGTCCTCGAGCGCCGCCCCGGCGGGCGACTCGGACGATGGCGCAGATTCGGGTCCGTCCCGCCGGTTCAGCGCCACCCGGCTCGCCTCGCACCGCGAAAAGCTCGGGCTCTCGGCGGCGGCGTACGGCAAGCTGGTAGGCGTTACCGGCCAGACCATCTACAAGTGGGAACAAGGCAAGGCGCGCCCCCGCAAGGCACAGCTGGAGGGCCTCGCGTCGGTGCGGGGCCTGGGCCGGCGCGAAGTGGCGGAACAGCTGAACGCGGAATAG
- a CDS encoding UDP-N-acetylglucosamine 1-carboxyvinyltransferase, with protein MSNLIVHGGTPLRGRITPSANKNAVLPVLCATLLTREPLRLHGVPDITDVRKILDIFRSLGSEARMDHATGTLELHHRDTVFDAARDRLPEEMRSSIMLVPPLLARFGIARLEDNVKGCTLGVREIDPHVDVFRRFGGKVERASGSLLVRCDGALAPTEHWLDYASVTTTENFVLCAAAAKGTSTLTNAASEPHVQEFCRFMTMLGVRIEGIGTSRLTVHGGNALGGGEFRFDEDFHEITTFLALGAITGGDVVVRNSAPGNFPLIDRTFAKFGVTVTHEDGWSRATCSGPLKVQTPFTSNVLTKVEAAPWPYFPVDLLPIFIALGVRAQGNAMFWNKVYDGALGWTSELSKFGAHVFSSDPHRLISFGGSPLTPAVVESPYIIRVAIALFMVAASIEGRSEIRNAAPIRRAHPRFVENLRSLGVQVEWTSEE; from the coding sequence ATGTCCAATCTCATCGTGCACGGCGGTACGCCGCTTCGCGGCCGCATCACTCCCTCCGCCAACAAGAACGCCGTGCTGCCGGTGCTGTGCGCCACGCTGCTCACGCGTGAGCCGCTGCGGCTGCACGGCGTGCCCGACATCACCGACGTGCGAAAGATCCTCGACATCTTCCGCAGCCTCGGCAGCGAAGCGCGCATGGACCACGCCACCGGCACGCTGGAGCTGCACCACCGCGACACGGTGTTCGATGCCGCACGCGACCGGCTGCCCGAGGAAATGCGCTCGTCGATCATGCTGGTGCCGCCGCTCCTGGCGCGCTTCGGCATTGCGCGGCTCGAAGACAACGTCAAGGGCTGCACGCTGGGCGTGCGCGAGATCGATCCGCACGTGGACGTGTTCCGCCGCTTTGGCGGCAAGGTAGAGCGCGCCAGCGGCTCTCTGCTCGTGCGTTGCGACGGGGCCCTTGCCCCCACCGAACACTGGCTCGACTACGCCTCCGTCACCACAACCGAAAACTTTGTGCTGTGCGCGGCGGCGGCCAAGGGCACGTCGACGCTCACCAATGCCGCTTCAGAGCCGCATGTGCAGGAGTTCTGCCGCTTCATGACGATGCTGGGCGTGCGCATCGAGGGCATCGGCACTTCGCGGCTCACGGTGCACGGCGGCAATGCCCTCGGCGGCGGGGAATTCCGCTTCGACGAAGACTTTCACGAGATCACCACCTTCCTGGCGCTGGGCGCCATCACGGGTGGCGACGTGGTCGTGCGCAACAGCGCACCTGGGAACTTTCCGCTGATCGACCGCACCTTCGCCAAGTTCGGCGTCACGGTCACGCACGAAGACGGCTGGTCGCGCGCCACCTGCAGCGGCCCGCTGAAGGTGCAGACGCCCTTCACGAGCAACGTGCTCACCAAGGTGGAGGCCGCGCCGTGGCCCTACTTTCCGGTCGACCTGCTGCCCATCTTCATCGCGCTGGGCGTGCGTGCCCAGGGCAATGCGATGTTCTGGAACAAGGTGTACGACGGCGCGCTGGGCTGGACCAGCGAGCTCTCCAAGTTCGGCGCCCATGTGTTCTCGTCGGATCCGCACCGGCTCATCAGCTTCGGCGGCAGCCCGCTGACGCCGGCCGTGGTCGAGAGCCCCTACATCATCCGCGTGGCCATTGCGCTCTTCATGGTTGCGGCCAGCATCGAAGGCCGCTCCGAAATCCGCAACGCCGCGCCCATTCGCCGCGCCCACCCGCGTTTCGTCGAGAACCTGCGCAGCCTGGGCGTGCAGGTCGAATGGACGAGCGAAGAGTAA
- the bla gene encoding class A beta-lactamase: MKSFANRRIFLLAASALPLASACTAWSAKAQQAASAEAQLAALESSVGGRLGVAALDTGSGARVQHRATERFPLCSTFKTMLAAAVLARSERDGSLLERRVRYSKGDLLPNSPITGKHLEEGMTVSAMCAATIQYSDNAAANLLMKILGGPAAVTAYARSIGDQTFRLDRWETELNSAIPGDLRDTTSPEAMAASLQRLVLGDALGAAQRSQLETWLLGNTTGAARIRAGVPADWKVGDKTGLGSYGSNNDTGVLWPPSGAPVVLAVYLTFPKEDAPARNDVIASAARIVVNALRG; encoded by the coding sequence ATGAAATCCTTCGCCAATCGCCGAATCTTTTTGCTAGCCGCATCCGCGCTGCCGCTGGCCAGTGCCTGTACCGCCTGGTCCGCAAAGGCGCAGCAGGCCGCATCGGCAGAAGCACAGCTTGCGGCGCTCGAAAGCTCCGTGGGCGGGCGGCTGGGCGTGGCCGCGCTGGACACCGGCAGCGGCGCGCGCGTGCAGCACCGCGCCACCGAGCGCTTTCCGCTGTGCAGCACCTTCAAGACCATGCTGGCTGCAGCCGTTCTTGCGCGCAGCGAGCGCGACGGCAGCCTGCTCGAGCGCCGCGTGCGCTACAGCAAGGGCGACTTGTTGCCCAATTCGCCCATTACCGGCAAGCACCTTGAAGAGGGCATGACGGTTTCCGCCATGTGCGCTGCCACCATCCAGTACAGCGACAACGCGGCAGCCAACCTGCTGATGAAGATTCTTGGCGGCCCCGCCGCGGTGACTGCGTACGCGCGCTCCATCGGCGACCAGACCTTCCGGCTCGACCGCTGGGAGACCGAACTCAACAGCGCCATTCCGGGAGACCTGCGCGACACCACTTCGCCCGAGGCCATGGCCGCCAGCCTGCAGCGGCTGGTGCTGGGCGACGCGCTCGGTGCAGCGCAACGCAGCCAGCTCGAAACCTGGCTCTTGGGCAACACCACCGGCGCCGCCCGTATTCGCGCCGGCGTGCCAGCCGACTGGAAGGTGGGCGACAAGACGGGCCTGGGCTCCTATGGCAGCAACAACGACACCGGCGTGCTGTGGCCGCCGTCGGGCGCTCCGGTGGTGCTGGCGGTCTACCTTACCTTTCCCAAGGAAGATGCGCCGGCCCGAAACGACGTCATTGCATCGGCAGCGCGCATCGTGGTGAACGCACTGCGGGGCTGA
- a CDS encoding ArsR/SmtB family transcription factor, whose product MVELDDERLDAVFHALADSTRRTMLQLLAQGECSVGELGAPFRMSFAGASKHVKALERAGLVSRTVQGRAHVCRLEPAALASANAWLRYYEGFWNSHLDALEQELRREASRQ is encoded by the coding sequence ATGGTTGAACTAGACGACGAACGGCTCGACGCCGTGTTCCATGCCCTGGCCGACAGCACACGGCGCACGATGCTCCAGCTGCTGGCGCAGGGCGAGTGCAGTGTGGGCGAGCTAGGCGCACCGTTTCGAATGTCCTTTGCGGGCGCCTCGAAACACGTCAAGGCACTGGAGCGCGCCGGCCTGGTCTCCCGCACGGTGCAGGGCCGCGCGCACGTTTGCCGGCTGGAGCCGGCGGCGCTCGCATCGGCCAACGCATGGCTGCGGTACTACGAAGGCTTCTGGAACAGCCATCTGGACGCGCTGGAGCAGGAGCTGCGGCGCGAAGCATCCCGCCAGTGA